One stretch of Natronolimnobius baerhuensis DNA includes these proteins:
- a CDS encoding DUF7289 family protein — protein MTSGTNRPREHTRTGTERSVSPVVGVVLLVGMVLIASTLLFVTGSAVLDAIESGAEDEQSQLFIDETNHNLLTVASTGHAQELPISDMSTDRFVVDSNAGEINVTWHGGDENRSANGPLGALEFEFADRTVAHQGGGIWEDTGDTVLVNSEPPIEYDGERLSLTVLQIDEDTTELSNPVARANHTAATDLNDRISEAADESDGENVSIEIESEYYEGWETYLEDEIGGHENATVDSNGDTVTVDITGARDPGDPSLFVIEDENGFVDDDGGSIDHVIHENQTDEIGVNSTIRNEGDEHATQEVKLIIEGETKTKTEISLYPDDPTYTGDVLNFAPDDLSELTPGETYEYTIETDDDDSDAGTFYFGHEGSNLDVINPSSGEITPDIVDGNATIELAVKNTGIKDTSADLELEFGDLDANSTQSIDVDYGSETTADWTVNKTSLPAGSNEFTVSLGDESVASGTVTGIASDGDGMFVVVEDEGAGSDQIVKDNGELFEVRGGIQSAYPHDNVTRDVTLTIPDAGVEEYNESITLNEGEHEMITFEVDPDEYEFELGTVYEYDMQAEGDGLSENGTFYFGSSGTDLRLSNADTTVDDDVTITADLHNVGVDNAIESPVYVDLEYTEEDGLPEELDEDPYEDPINAGPVEQPLGTNSSIELPINQSKLLDGNYTATISTQYDEVETEFTVSAGVDPGRVGLGEIDNATVDISVLGSQVSGTDFLDRDHSLGTMTLDVLTEQNGQTQTEHVFENPEGGNNINTYPAWQNKDHYVYNTTIEIEEESTLTLASRSYGLPQSTAGCELETASRGRGDHRWCTQFDDSSTDYLVDPVDATTDEQEQNLRVRSAENNDVPSLQPGNSEQESVDEILADISDPAINRDSLWENGELNLEDNEFIFLFETTTQCGMSDAGCSEDDENIDALWESAQQTSGAGDPNFNDLIVYVRVNRADVNPGTPSIDIIPHSNGEESTVGIGEGGDASMPDEIEFGLENGDPVEGSSPTPEAGEGGTNEHNSGAIDIGFEFENDYIVIEN, from the coding sequence ATGACATCGGGCACTAATCGGCCAAGAGAGCATACGAGAACCGGCACAGAACGCAGCGTTAGCCCTGTCGTAGGGGTTGTACTCCTTGTTGGGATGGTACTTATTGCAAGTACGCTTCTATTCGTAACAGGGTCAGCAGTTCTGGATGCAATTGAGTCTGGTGCCGAAGACGAACAAAGTCAGTTATTCATTGACGAAACCAACCACAATCTCCTAACGGTTGCCTCAACGGGCCATGCACAAGAACTACCGATTAGCGATATGTCGACAGATCGGTTTGTAGTAGACAGCAATGCTGGCGAAATCAACGTTACATGGCATGGTGGTGATGAAAACCGTTCGGCAAATGGCCCGCTTGGTGCACTCGAGTTTGAATTTGCAGACCGAACCGTTGCGCATCAGGGAGGCGGCATATGGGAGGATACTGGTGATACCGTACTGGTCAATTCTGAGCCACCAATTGAATACGATGGTGAGCGTCTTTCTCTAACGGTTCTTCAGATTGACGAAGATACAACTGAATTGTCTAACCCAGTTGCGCGGGCAAATCATACAGCGGCAACAGATCTGAACGACCGAATTAGTGAGGCTGCTGATGAGTCTGACGGTGAAAATGTCTCAATCGAAATTGAGAGTGAGTACTACGAGGGGTGGGAAACCTATTTGGAAGATGAAATTGGAGGTCACGAGAACGCGACTGTCGACAGTAATGGAGATACTGTTACTGTCGATATTACCGGAGCTAGAGACCCAGGAGATCCCTCTCTGTTCGTGATTGAGGACGAAAACGGCTTCGTTGACGACGATGGTGGCTCTATTGACCACGTCATTCATGAAAATCAGACTGACGAAATCGGCGTCAACAGCACGATCAGAAACGAGGGTGATGAACACGCAACGCAGGAGGTCAAACTGATAATCGAGGGAGAGACAAAAACAAAGACGGAAATCTCACTCTATCCAGACGACCCCACTTACACGGGTGACGTCCTCAACTTCGCACCAGACGACCTCTCTGAACTAACACCAGGGGAAACGTACGAGTACACTATTGAGACCGATGACGACGACAGCGACGCGGGGACGTTCTACTTCGGCCACGAGGGTTCGAATCTGGATGTGATCAATCCTTCAAGCGGTGAGATTACTCCTGATATTGTCGACGGAAACGCAACAATCGAACTGGCGGTCAAAAATACGGGTATCAAGGATACGTCTGCTGATCTCGAACTGGAGTTCGGTGACCTCGATGCGAATTCAACACAGTCAATAGATGTTGACTACGGGAGCGAAACGACGGCCGACTGGACCGTCAACAAAACGTCCTTGCCTGCTGGATCGAACGAGTTCACCGTTTCGCTCGGAGACGAGTCTGTTGCGAGCGGTACAGTCACTGGGATCGCCAGCGACGGCGACGGAATGTTCGTCGTCGTCGAAGACGAAGGTGCTGGCAGCGACCAAATCGTCAAAGACAACGGAGAACTGTTCGAAGTCCGTGGTGGTATCCAGAGTGCGTACCCCCACGATAATGTAACTCGAGATGTGACGCTGACGATTCCCGATGCCGGTGTTGAGGAATACAACGAGTCGATAACGCTCAACGAAGGCGAACATGAGATGATCACATTCGAAGTCGACCCTGATGAATACGAGTTTGAGCTTGGTACAGTCTACGAGTACGATATGCAAGCCGAAGGCGATGGTCTTTCAGAGAACGGAACGTTCTATTTCGGTTCGTCTGGCACTGACCTCAGGCTCTCGAATGCGGACACGACGGTCGATGATGATGTCACAATTACTGCAGACCTCCACAACGTTGGCGTCGATAATGCAATCGAGAGTCCCGTCTACGTCGATCTCGAGTACACTGAAGAAGATGGATTACCGGAGGAACTTGACGAAGATCCGTACGAAGATCCGATCAATGCAGGACCTGTCGAACAGCCGCTCGGAACAAATAGTAGTATCGAACTACCAATTAATCAGAGTAAACTCCTTGATGGAAACTACACTGCGACGATCAGCACGCAATACGACGAAGTGGAGACAGAGTTTACAGTCAGTGCTGGTGTAGACCCCGGTCGGGTTGGGTTGGGTGAGATCGATAATGCGACCGTTGATATCTCTGTACTGGGTTCGCAGGTGTCTGGAACGGATTTCTTGGATAGAGACCATTCCCTTGGAACAATGACACTCGATGTGCTCACTGAGCAAAATGGTCAAACCCAGACAGAACACGTGTTCGAAAATCCGGAAGGTGGGAACAATATCAATACGTATCCTGCATGGCAGAACAAAGACCATTATGTATATAACACGACGATTGAGATCGAAGAAGAGTCGACGCTGACGCTTGCCTCACGTTCATATGGACTACCACAAAGTACTGCTGGCTGTGAACTAGAAACGGCAAGTCGCGGGCGGGGAGACCACAGGTGGTGTACTCAGTTTGACGATAGCTCAACAGACTATCTGGTTGATCCAGTTGATGCGACAACTGATGAACAGGAACAGAATCTCCGCGTTCGAAGTGCTGAAAACAACGATGTTCCATCACTCCAACCAGGTAACAGCGAACAGGAGAGTGTCGACGAAATCCTTGCAGATATCTCTGATCCGGCGATTAATCGAGACAGTCTGTGGGAGAACGGTGAACTCAACCTCGAGGATAACGAGTTTATTTTCCTCTTTGAGACGACAACCCAATGTGGAATGTCGGATGCAGGTTGCAGCGAAGATGACGAGAACATTGATGCACTGTGGGAGAGTGCACAGCAAACGAGCGGTGCTGGAGACCCCAATTTCAACGATCTGATCGTATACGTCCGAGTGAACCGAGCGGATGTTAATCCCGGCACACCGAGTATCGATATTATCCCCCACAGTAACGGCGAGGAATCAACAGTTGGTATTGGAGAAGGCGGCGACGCCAGCATGCCGGACGAAATCGAATTCGGACTCGAGAACGGAGACCCAGTCGAAGGCTCGAGTCCCACACCTGAAGCCGGTGAAGGAGGGACGAACGAACACAACAGCGGTGCTATCGACATTGGCTTCGAATTCGAAAACGACTATATTGTGATTGAAAACTAA
- a CDS encoding winged helix-turn-helix transcriptional regulator — protein MAETDGEDIEDLPPSAKLVFKVLEYDGPLTQKQIVEESMLSARTVRYALERLEDIGIVDEDIYFADARQSLYRLEEPLAADGNGVEESPKKDACCAE, from the coding sequence ATGGCAGAGACTGACGGGGAGGACATCGAAGACTTGCCACCAAGCGCCAAACTCGTCTTCAAGGTTCTCGAATATGATGGTCCATTGACGCAAAAACAGATCGTCGAGGAATCGATGCTCTCGGCTCGAACGGTTCGCTACGCCCTCGAGCGCTTAGAGGACATCGGAATCGTCGATGAGGATATCTACTTTGCAGACGCTCGACAGAGTCTCTATCGGCTCGAGGAACCGCTTGCAGCCGATGGAAATGGTGTCGAGGAGTCACCAAAGAAAGACGCCTGCTGCGCGGAGTAA
- a CDS encoding NAD+ synthase: MAAESNTFVYPEVGAQKGSFITNDAALEDVRKRIIDDIQTRVADAGADGVVVAMSGGIDSTVTAALAVDALGGDQVLGLGLPCHKADHADVSDARTIADGLGMEFQEIQLRPLLEAFKTAVDPALETGEETATARPAERNDALGNVTARLRMVCAYYAANRHSRLVLGTANRSELLLGYFTKYGDGAADTYPLGDLYKTEVRALAGRIGIPRRIVSKEPTAGFWAGQTDASELGAPYDVIDPLLERLFETDTSIHEAATELSIDLEIARSLAWRSAETAHKRTQPPTPGVVDRPDSSAGFDGGS; the protein is encoded by the coding sequence ATGGCTGCAGAAAGCAATACGTTCGTCTATCCGGAAGTCGGTGCACAGAAGGGATCGTTCATTACCAACGACGCGGCGCTCGAGGATGTCCGCAAGCGGATTATCGACGACATTCAGACGCGTGTCGCCGACGCGGGCGCTGATGGTGTCGTCGTCGCAATGAGCGGTGGCATTGATTCGACGGTCACGGCAGCCCTGGCGGTCGACGCACTGGGCGGTGACCAGGTCCTCGGACTTGGACTCCCCTGTCACAAGGCCGATCACGCAGACGTGAGTGACGCGCGGACAATCGCAGACGGACTCGGAATGGAGTTTCAGGAGATTCAACTCCGACCGCTGCTCGAGGCGTTCAAAACGGCGGTCGACCCCGCACTCGAGACAGGTGAAGAGACGGCAACCGCGCGCCCTGCTGAGCGAAACGATGCGCTCGGGAACGTAACGGCACGTCTGCGGATGGTGTGTGCATACTACGCGGCAAACCGCCACTCGCGTCTCGTGCTCGGGACAGCGAACCGGTCGGAACTCCTGCTTGGCTATTTCACCAAGTATGGTGACGGTGCAGCAGACACCTATCCACTCGGAGACCTCTACAAGACCGAGGTTCGAGCGCTTGCAGGCCGGATCGGCATTCCGCGCCGCATCGTCAGCAAGGAGCCAACGGCAGGGTTCTGGGCCGGCCAGACCGACGCCAGTGAGCTTGGTGCCCCCTACGACGTGATCGATCCACTCCTCGAGCGTCTCTTCGAAACAGACACCTCCATTCACGAGGCAGCGACGGAGCTTTCGATTGACCTTGAGATAGCCCGCTCGCTCGCGTGGCGTTCGGCGGAAACAGCACACAAACGCACCCAGCCACCGACGCCGGGTGTTGTAGATCGACCCGACTCGAGCGCTGGCTTCGACGGCGGGAGCTGA